The following is a genomic window from Abditibacteriota bacterium.
CATACTTGAGAAGAGGCTGAAGAAATACCCCCGCGACAAAAAATACAAGCTGATCAGGAAAGAGAATCCCGAGATGAAGGACTTGTCCGAGGATTGGGACTTCGGTGAACTGGGGCTGCCTGTGGAGTACACGCATTTTCACGGCAACTGAGAGTAAGGGGCTTTTCCGACCGCCGTCTATGGCCCCCCCAACGGCATAAAATGCCGTCGGTGCCCCCATAGATCTCCAACGCCTTTCACTGCGTTTCGGCGCTGGGATGACGGCGGGTTGGGGCTTATCGCCCGTTTGCGGCGGAGAAGTGAAAGCTCCCGGTCTTTGTAGGAACAAGCATTATGAAACACACTATACTAACATTACTGCTGTGCGCCCTGGCGGTCCTTATTCCGGCTGCCGGCGCGGCGGCAAAAGGAGACACAGTGAACAGAGCGGAATGGATGGCGGGTCATTACGGCATCATGACCCACTGGTTCGTGTATCCCGACCTGGCTCTCCCGGAGGGGACTCAGGAGGAGCGGACCGCATGGTTCAATGAGCAGGTGGACGCCTTTGACGTGAAGACCCTGATGAAGCAGTTTGACGAGACCGGGGCCGAGTGGCTCATTTTCACCCTGGCCCAGTCCAACGGCTATTTCAACAGCGCGAACCCCTTTTTGGACCGGGTCTATCCGGGGCACACTCCCAAGCGGGACCTGGGCCTTGAGATCGCCCGGGAGGTCAAAAAGCGGGGCAAGAGGTTCATCATCTATCTCCCCGGCCAGTTCAACAACACGGATCAATACGCCAAGGGCCTGGAGGAGGCCTTTTGCTGGAAAAAGGGCGAAGACAACTCGGTGAACCCGGAGTTTGAGGACTGCATGGCGGCCCTGTTTGAGGGCTACGCCCGGAAATACGGCCGCCTCTGCGACGGCTGGTGGATCGACGGCTGCTACCACGAGCTCCACCGGGAAAAATGGGACTGGGAGCGCTGGTGCCGGGCCATGCGCAGCGGCAACCCCGACAGCGCCGTGGCCCTGAGCGACGGCTCCTTTTGCATCGGCATCCTGAAGCCCCTGTATGACGGCTGCGACTATTTCGGCGGGGAGACCCACGACATCGAAAAGGGCATGATCCGCATCGACGCCACCATAGGCCCCAAGGAGGACTACGGCGAGGGCAAGAAGTTTTATCTCAATGACGAAGGCTACGTGCGGGTGAAGGGTGAGCGGCCCCGGTTTTTCGTGCCGGCCACCCAGTATATCTGCGGCCAGCAGCTCCAGTCCCTCATGTGCCTGGACCAGCCCTGGTCGGAGATGCCCGTGGAGTGGAACAGCTACTCCGCCGAGGAGCTGGCCATGCTGGCCCGGAACATGAAGCGGGCCAGAGGCGGCCTCACCATCAACATCCCCAACACCGGCAACGGCTCCCTGCAGCAGAGCACCGTCGATAAAGTGGCGGAGATGGGCAGGCTCATCAAATGAAAGCCGTCAGCAGCTGGAGCTTTGCTCCCTACACCCCCCTGCACCGGCCCGAAAGGGCCCGGGGGCCCTACGTGACCCGGCTGGCTCCCTTTGCGGGGGGCTTCCGGGCGGACTTTATCAACAACGCGGCCCCGGGCAGCCTGCACACTGTCCGCTGCGGCAAAAGGGACGGGGAGCTCACGATGACCCGGGAGGCCGCGGACCACGCGGTCTTTGAGGGCCTGGAGGACGGCGCGGACTACCGCTTCACCGTCACAGACGGAGAGGGAAGGAGCGTCTCCCGCCTGGTGCGCCCCGGCGAAGCCCCCGGCGCGGTGATCAACTACCTGCACCCGGAGGACCCGGAGTATGCCTTCAGCGGCAGCTATCTGTGCTCCCCCTCCCTGGTGCGGCTCCCCTCCGGCACCCTCATCTCCTCAATGGACGTGTTCAGGGGAGAGGCTGCGCAAAACTTGACCCTGCTGTTCTCCTCCCCGGACCGGGGCGCCACCTGGCGCTATCTCACGGAGCTGTTCCCCTGCTTCTGGGGCAAGCTGTTCGTTGCCAAGGGCGAGCTGTATATGCTGGGGGTCTCCCGGGAATGCGGGGACCTGCTCATAGGCCGCTCCCTTGACGAAGGCAGGACCTGGTCCGCGCCTACCCCCCTGGTGCGGGGCTCCAGCCTCACCCGGGAGCCGGGAGTCCAGCGGGGCCCCATGCCCGTGCTGGAGCATGAGGGCCGGCTGTGGACCGATTTTCAATACGGCACCTGGACTGAGAACTATTTCGCCACGGGCATCCTGTCCGCCGACCTCTCCGGCGACCTGCTGGCCCCGGAGACCTGGACCGTCAGCGAGCTCTTTGACCCCGACGGCAGCCCGGTGGAAAGGCCCGGCGCCCTGGAGGGCAGCGTGGTGGCGGGCCCCGACGGCCGGCTCTACGACCTGCTCCGCTATCAGCGGGGCAAGGCCCTCCTGCTGTCCATTGACAAGGACCGCCCGGACCGGGCCCCGGAATATGAGGCCATCATCGACTGCCCCACGGTGGACTCCAAGTTTGACGTGATCTGCGACCCGGTGAGCCGCCAGTGGCTGGCCCTGGTGAGCTACCCCGCCTCTATCCCATGGACCCGCCGCAACCTGCTGTCCCTCATCAGGTCCGAAGACCTGAGGACCTGGCAGTTCGTGCGGCACGTCATCGACCGG
Proteins encoded in this region:
- a CDS encoding alpha-L-fucosidase, with protein sequence MKHTILTLLLCALAVLIPAAGAAAKGDTVNRAEWMAGHYGIMTHWFVYPDLALPEGTQEERTAWFNEQVDAFDVKTLMKQFDETGAEWLIFTLAQSNGYFNSANPFLDRVYPGHTPKRDLGLEIAREVKKRGKRFIIYLPGQFNNTDQYAKGLEEAFCWKKGEDNSVNPEFEDCMAALFEGYARKYGRLCDGWWIDGCYHELHREKWDWERWCRAMRSGNPDSAVALSDGSFCIGILKPLYDGCDYFGGETHDIEKGMIRIDATIGPKEDYGEGKKFYLNDEGYVRVKGERPRFFVPATQYICGQQLQSLMCLDQPWSEMPVEWNSYSAEELAMLARNMKRARGGLTINIPNTGNGSLQQSTVDKVAEMGRLIK
- a CDS encoding exo-alpha-sialidase codes for the protein MKAVSSWSFAPYTPLHRPERARGPYVTRLAPFAGGFRADFINNAAPGSLHTVRCGKRDGELTMTREAADHAVFEGLEDGADYRFTVTDGEGRSVSRLVRPGEAPGAVINYLHPEDPEYAFSGSYLCSPSLVRLPSGTLISSMDVFRGEAAQNLTLLFSSPDRGATWRYLTELFPCFWGKLFVAKGELYMLGVSRECGDLLIGRSLDEGRTWSAPTPLVRGSSLTREPGVQRGPMPVLEHEGRLWTDFQYGTWTENYFATGILSADLSGDLLAPETWTVSELFDPDGSPVERPGALEGSVVAGPDGRLYDLLRYQRGKALLLSIDKDRPDRAPEYEAIIDCPTVDSKFDVICDPVSRQWLALVSYPASIPWTRRNLLSLIRSEDLRTWQFVRHVIDRSWMDPDTTAFQYVSFLIDGDDLLFQSRTALNGAHNFHDANLATFHVLKNFRRDL